One genomic segment of Streptomyces sp. NBC_00239 includes these proteins:
- a CDS encoding saccharopine dehydrogenase yields the protein MTSSATPSPHHRGPHDTLRHDPSGPVLVTGGYGTVGAEIARLAAADGLPVLLTGRTPARGAALAGELGGEVRRWDLGDPAPFHAAVRAVVGSVNDPEDRVLRAAVAAGVPYVDITRWTARLQRAAALAATLRPTAPVLLSSAWMGGVSSLVAAALAARLGGADTVETAIRWDTADRAGTDSVEFMDRLGIPFEVVDAGRRRLAVPLSDTRTVLVGADRTRVARIDTPEQFTLPLTLGTATAATRIGFSSAAATSALLAARRAGFFRWGGGERWAPARRSLLHSPGEGGVARLRIDVAHAGRTLTATVADPRGQSHLTAVGAMLGLRRVLGTDGAPAQDGVGFPELTPLPEAVPGALAALGVDLSVAAAAEGVAA from the coding sequence ATGACCTCCTCCGCCACGCCTTCCCCGCACCACCGCGGCCCGCACGACACCCTGCGCCACGACCCCTCGGGCCCGGTGCTGGTCACCGGCGGCTACGGCACGGTCGGCGCCGAGATCGCCCGGCTCGCCGCCGCCGACGGCCTGCCCGTCCTGCTCACCGGGCGCACCCCCGCGCGCGGCGCCGCACTGGCCGGGGAGCTGGGCGGCGAGGTGCGCCGCTGGGACCTCGGCGACCCCGCCCCCTTCCACGCGGCCGTACGGGCCGTCGTCGGCTCGGTCAACGACCCCGAGGACCGGGTACTGCGCGCGGCCGTCGCCGCCGGCGTCCCGTACGTCGACATCACGCGCTGGACGGCCCGGCTGCAGCGCGCCGCCGCGCTCGCGGCGACGCTGCGCCCGACCGCGCCCGTCCTGCTGTCGTCCGCCTGGATGGGCGGCGTGAGCAGCCTGGTCGCCGCCGCGCTGGCGGCCCGGCTGGGCGGTGCGGACACCGTCGAGACGGCGATCCGCTGGGACACCGCCGACCGCGCGGGCACCGACTCGGTCGAGTTCATGGACCGCCTCGGCATCCCGTTCGAGGTGGTGGACGCCGGTCGGCGGCGCCTCGCGGTCCCGCTGAGCGACACCCGTACGGTGCTCGTCGGCGCCGACCGGACCCGGGTCGCCCGGATCGACACCCCGGAGCAGTTCACCCTGCCGCTCACGCTCGGCACGGCCACGGCCGCCACCCGGATCGGGTTCAGTTCCGCGGCCGCCACCTCCGCGCTGCTGGCGGCCCGGCGTGCAGGCTTCTTCCGCTGGGGCGGCGGGGAACGGTGGGCGCCGGCCCGCCGCTCGCTGCTCCACTCCCCCGGCGAAGGCGGTGTCGCCCGGCTCCGGATCGACGTCGCGCACGCCGGCCGCACGCTGACCGCGACCGTCGCCGACCCGCGGGGGCAGAGCCATCTGACGGCCGTGGGGGCGATGCTGGGGCTGCGGCGGGTGCTCGGCACGGACGGCGCGCCCGCGCAGGACGGCGTCGGCTTCCCCGAACTCACGCCGCTGCCCGAGGCGGTGCCGGGGGCGCTGGCCGCGCTGGGGGTGGACCTGTCCGTGGCGGCGGCCGCCGAGGGCGTGGCCGCGTGA
- a CDS encoding TetR/AcrR family transcriptional regulator, with translation MTPPASPAPTPKGHRRRTALLDAAERILATGGGAELTMRAVAAEAGVRLGHLQYYFPSRADLLAALLDGVLATALERVAALSADGPDAGPCPDAAAVLDTVLLADHDDPHLVRLFTEIWALAARDETAAAAVRAFYAGYAGHVAGFVARRDPGRPAADCRARAETFVMLMEGAALFRTGIAAHRSAATDAELRRVALGLLGPDA, from the coding sequence GTGACGCCGCCCGCGTCGCCCGCGCCCACCCCCAAGGGACACCGCCGCCGGACCGCGCTGCTCGACGCGGCGGAACGCATCCTGGCGACGGGCGGCGGCGCCGAACTGACCATGCGGGCCGTCGCGGCCGAGGCGGGGGTACGGCTGGGCCACCTCCAGTACTACTTCCCCTCGCGCGCCGACCTGCTGGCCGCCCTGCTCGACGGGGTCCTCGCCACCGCCCTGGAACGGGTCGCCGCCCTGTCCGCGGACGGGCCGGACGCCGGGCCGTGCCCCGACGCCGCGGCGGTGCTGGACACGGTGCTGCTCGCCGACCACGACGACCCGCACCTGGTACGGCTGTTCACCGAGATCTGGGCGCTGGCGGCCCGCGACGAGACGGCCGCGGCCGCCGTACGCGCCTTCTACGCCGGGTACGCGGGCCACGTCGCCGGGTTCGTCGCACGGCGCGATCCGGGGCGGCCGGCGGCGGACTGCCGGGCGCGGGCCGAGACGTTCGTGATGCTGATGGAGGGCGCGGCCCTGTTCCGCACCGGGATCGCCGCACACCGGTCGGCGGCGACGGACGCCGAGCTGCGCCGGGTGGCGCTGGGACTCCTCGGCCCCGACGCGTAG
- a CDS encoding DUF2087 domain-containing protein, which translates to MSETVSPQSRGVADLFRQGRLQSIPRRPARREQLLAHLADTLFEPERVYSEPEVNEALRTVHEDCSALRRYLVIGGHLARTRDGSAYRRAGRAAG; encoded by the coding sequence ATGTCAGAGACCGTTTCCCCGCAGTCCCGAGGCGTCGCCGACCTGTTCCGGCAGGGTCGCCTCCAGTCGATCCCCCGCCGTCCGGCCCGCCGCGAGCAGTTGCTCGCCCATCTGGCGGACACCCTCTTCGAGCCGGAACGCGTCTACTCCGAGCCTGAGGTGAACGAGGCGCTGCGCACGGTCCACGAGGACTGCTCGGCGCTGCGCCGCTATCTGGTCATCGGCGGTCACCTGGCCCGGACGCGGGACGGCAGCGCGTACCGGCGCGCCGGCCGGGCGGCCGGCTGA